From a single Sebastes umbrosus isolate fSebUmb1 chromosome 17, fSebUmb1.pri, whole genome shotgun sequence genomic region:
- the LOC119475999 gene encoding olfactory receptor 1-like produces MTPEEKAATIFNTTFVRPAKFYISGFSNIPHVKYYYVFLCFVYIITVLGNSFLLSVIYLVKTLHTPKYMIVFNLAFSDVCGSTALIPKLLDTFLFDRRYIDYEACLSYMFFVLFFASMQSWTLVTMAYDRFIAICFPLRYHSIVTKPAIAAMLLFSWLFLVSLVSLTVGAIDRLSFCRSLVVKSFYCDHAPVYRLACNDTSLNNILAYVAFIVILCIPLILIALTYVCISIALSRIASGEERLKASKTCTSHLILVAIFFLPLVGTNIAAVASSIHPNVRIINSSLTHTIPALLNPIIYSLKTEEVLISIKRLSKRNSICNTIKK; encoded by the coding sequence ATGACCCCAGAAGAGAAAGCTGCTACCATATTTAATACCACATTTGTTCGCCCTGCCAAGTTCTATATCAGTGGGTTTTCCAACATCCCTCATGTTAAGTATTACTATGTCTTCCTGTGTTTTGTCTATATCATAACTGTTCTTGGGAATAGCTTCCTTCTGTCAGTTATTTACCTGGTCAAGACTCTTCATACTCCTAAATACATGATTGTATTTAACCTGGCTTTTTCAGATGTGTGTGGGAGCACTGCTCTCATCCCAAAACTGTTAGACACCTTTTTGTTTGACAGGAGATACATTGACTATGAGGCTTGCTTAAGTTAcatgttctttgttttattctttgcaAGTATGCAGTCATGGACACTTGTCACAATGGCATATGACAGATTTATAGCAATTTGCTTCCCTTTAAGGTACCATAGTATTGTGACTAAACCAGCTATTGCTGCAATGCTGCTGTTTTCATGGCTTTTTTTAGTGAGTCTGGTATCACTTACTGTTGGGGCTATTGATCGCCTCTCCTTCTGTAGATCTTTGGTGGTAAAGAGCTTTTACTGTGATCATGCACCAGTATATCGTCTGGCCTGTAATGACACGTCTTTAAATAACATATTGGCATATGTTGCTTTCATTGTAATCCTCTGTATTCCTCTTATATTGATAGCATTGACATATGTTTGCATTTCCATAGCATTGAGCAGGATTGCATCAGGAGAGGAACGACTCAAAGCATCTAAAACTTGTACTTCTCATCTGATTCTTGTGGCTATTTTCTTCCTACCACTTGTGGGCACCAACATAGCGGCAGTAgcctcctccatccatcctaaTGTGAGGATAATAAACTCCTCTTTGACACACACCATACCAGCTTTGCTGAATCCCATTATATACTCTTTAAAGACAGAAGAAGTGCTGATCTCTATCAAGAGGCTAAGCAAAAGAAATAGCATCTGCAACACAATCAAAAAATAG
- the LOC119476001 gene encoding olfactory receptor 1-like, producing the protein MTPEEKAATIFNTTFVRPAKFYISGFSNIPHVKYYYVFLCFVYIITVLGNSFLLSVIYLVKTLHTPKYMIVFNLAFSDVCGSTALIPKLLDTFLFDRRYIDYEACLSYMFFVLFFAGMQSLTLVTMAYDRFIAICFPLRYHSIVTKPAIAAMLLFSWLFLVSLVSLTVGAIDRLSFCRSLVVKSFYCDHAPVYLLACNDTSLNNIIAYVDFIIFICLPLILIALTYVCISIALSRIASGEERLKASKTCTSHLILVAIFFLPVVGTNIAAVVSFIRPNVRIINSSLTHTIPALLNPIIYSLKTEEVLISIKRLSKRNRICNTIKK; encoded by the coding sequence ATGACCCCAGAAGAGAAAGCTGCTACCATATTTAATACCACATTTGTTCGCCCTGCCAAGTTCTATATCAGTGGGTTTTCCAACATCCCTCATGTTAAGTATTACTATGTcttcctgtgttttgtttatatcaTAACTGTTCTTGGGAATAGCTTCCTTCTGTCAGTTATTTACCTGGTCAAGACTCTTCATACTCCTAAATACATGATTGTGTTTAACCTGGCTTTTTCAGATGTGTGTGGGAGCACTGCTCTCATCCCAAAACTGTTAGACACCTTTTTGTTTGACAGGAGATACATTGACTATGAGGCTTGCTTAAGTTAcatgttctttgttttattctttgcaGGTATGCAGTCATTGACACTTGTTACAATGGCATATGACAGATTTATAGCAATTTGCTTCCCTTTGAGGTACCATAGTATTGTGACTAAACCAGCTATTGCTGCAATGCTGCTGTTTTCATGGCTTTTTTTAGTGAGTCTGGTATCACTTACTGTTGGGGCTATTGATCGCCTCTCCTTCTGTAGATCTTTGGTGGTAAAGAGCTTTTACTGTGATCATGCACCAGTATATCTTCTGGCCTGTAATGACACGTCTTTAAATAACATAATAGCATATGttgatttcattattttcatctGTCTTCCTCTTATATTGATAGCATTGACATATGTTTGCATTTCCATAGCACTGAGCAGGATTGCATCAGGAGAGGAACGACTCAAAGCATCTAAAACTTGTACTTCTCATCTGATTCTTGTGGCTATTTTCTTCCTACCAGTTGTGGGCACCAACATAGCAGCAGTTGTCTCCTTCATCCGTCCTAATGTGAGGATAATAAACTCCTCTTTGACACACACCATACCAGCTTTGCTGAATCCCATTATATACTCTTTAAAGACAGAAGAAGTGCTGATCTCTATCAAGAGGCTAAGCAAAAGAAATAGGATCTGCAACACAATCAAAAAATAG